From Ruminococcus sp. HUN007, a single genomic window includes:
- a CDS encoding S-ribosylhomocysteine lyase yields MKKIASFTVNHDTLEKGVYISRVDGDAVTYDLRMKKPNAGSFISPKSLHTIEHLLATYVRNSEYSDQIIYAGPMGCRSGFYLIVRDSVSRAEVLELVKKAFVFIADFTGTIPGSSKAECGNYLEHDLDAAKADAAEYNEALKNVTADDMNYKD; encoded by the coding sequence ATGAAAAAAATCGCGAGCTTCACAGTAAACCATGACACACTTGAAAAAGGTGTTTACATTTCAAGAGTAGACGGCGATGCCGTTACATACGACCTCAGAATGAAGAAGCCTAATGCAGGAAGCTTCATTTCACCGAAGTCACTCCATACTATAGAACACCTTCTTGCAACTTATGTCCGCAACTCGGAATATTCCGACCAGATCATCTACGCCGGACCTATGGGCTGCCGCAGCGGCTTCTATCTTATAGTACGAGACAGCGTATCCAGAGCAGAAGTTCTTGAACTTGTAAAGAAAGCATTCGTATTTATCGCAGACTTTACCGGAACCATCCCTGGTTCATCAAAGGCGGAATGCGGTAACTATCTCGAACATGATCTCGATGCTGCAAAGGCTGATGCTGCGGAATACAACGAAGCACTTAAGAACGTTACTGCAGATGACATGAACTACAAAGACTGA
- a CDS encoding Rrf2 family transcriptional regulator, whose protein sequence is MKISTKGRYALRLVIDLAMHADEGFVTLKDIAARQNISKKYLEQIVPMLNRSGILKTNRGYQGGYKLARSPESCTVGEILMVTEGNLAPVSCLENEINECPRAGECMTLFIWEELHKRTTDYLNSITVKDVIDRANNNNDYVI, encoded by the coding sequence GTGAAGATCTCAACAAAGGGAAGATATGCGCTAAGGCTTGTAATAGATCTTGCAATGCACGCTGATGAAGGTTTCGTAACGCTGAAGGACATTGCTGCAAGACAGAATATTTCAAAGAAATATCTCGAACAGATCGTTCCGATGCTGAACAGGTCGGGGATACTTAAGACGAACAGAGGCTATCAGGGCGGCTACAAACTGGCCCGTTCTCCTGAAAGCTGCACCGTAGGTGAGATACTCATGGTCACCGAAGGAAATCTTGCTCCGGTAAGCTGTCTTGAAAATGAGATAAACGAATGTCCGAGAGCAGGCGAATGCATGACTCTTTTCATCTGGGAGGAGCTCCATAAAAGAACTACGGATTATCTCAACAGTATAACCGTTAAGGATGTTATAGACCGTGCGAACAATAACAATGACTATGTGATCTGA
- a CDS encoding HEPN domain-containing protein — translation MQDVKEIVPKLEIEKAKNSLEEAKILFNSEKYYGAANRSYYAAFHAMSALLIKDGYSMKKHSGVISKFREVYIKTGVFGTEMSEKIAELFKLRTECDYDSFYVVSKTDVEEQIANAEGIISEVDKIL, via the coding sequence ATGCAGGACGTTAAAGAAATTGTTCCGAAGCTTGAAATCGAGAAAGCTAAGAATTCACTTGAAGAAGCGAAAATACTTTTTAATTCTGAAAAGTATTATGGCGCTGCGAACCGTTCGTATTATGCAGCTTTTCATGCTATGAGTGCTTTGCTGATCAAAGATGGATACAGTATGAAAAAGCATAGCGGAGTTATTTCAAAATTCAGAGAGGTTTATATTAAGACAGGTGTTTTTGGTACAGAAATGTCTGAAAAAATCGCAGAACTTTTTAAACTCAGGACGGAATGTGATTATGATTCTTTTTATGTTGTTTCAAAAACAGACGTTGAAGAACAAATCGCTAATGCCGAAGGTATTATATCTGAGGTTGATAAAATTCTTTGA
- a CDS encoding AAA family ATPase, producing the protein MPRKIATGVQSFSKIRERGSFLVDKTEFINDWWNADDDVTLITRPRRFGKTLNMSMLECFFSPEYAGRNDLFEGLSVWNDAEMREIQGSQPVIFITFAKIKGITYEDFLRQMNTTMMSVYSSYEDFVSKSEKISADKKEIFRFMYKEMAETMLKKTEKKVNTDLLTQSIAFLSELMSIHYGKKVIILLDEYDTPMVESYVKKYWDEVAAFMRTFFNTTFKSNPYMYRSVLTGITRVSKESLFSDFNNLKICSLSAKKYQEYFGFTEEEVFNALDEYGYTDKEKVKYWYDGFIIGDLKDVYNPWSIINFLDEGKYAPYWANTSSNSLVSDLLREGDAELKSDFEYLLCGGTVTKQINEELVYSQLGKTRDSVWSLLTMSGYLKINSINGKKYELAIVNHETLEMFEDLISDWFAEGDRYSNFLKALLQNDLDYMNKFMNDLTVSMFSSFDTGKKPSEEAEPERFYHGFVLGLLVDLRDRYAVTSNRESGFGRYDVLLEPLDKEKDDAMIFEFKVINKRKGENSLEDTVAAALKQIEDRKYEQILLDKGIKKERIRKYGFAFEGSRVLIGE; encoded by the coding sequence ATGCCTCGAAAAATAGCGACAGGAGTACAGAGTTTCAGTAAAATCAGAGAACGCGGCAGTTTTCTGGTGGATAAAACAGAATTCATAAATGACTGGTGGAATGCAGACGATGACGTTACTTTGATTACTCGTCCGCGCCGTTTCGGTAAAACACTGAATATGAGTATGCTCGAATGCTTCTTCAGTCCGGAATATGCAGGACGAAATGATCTTTTTGAAGGTCTGAGTGTCTGGAACGATGCAGAAATGAGAGAAATTCAGGGAAGCCAGCCTGTAATCTTTATTACTTTTGCTAAAATCAAGGGGATTACTTATGAAGATTTTCTGAGACAAATGAATACGACGATGATGTCGGTGTATTCCAGTTATGAGGATTTTGTTAGTAAAAGTGAAAAAATATCAGCCGATAAAAAAGAAATATTCCGTTTTATGTATAAGGAAATGGCTGAGACTATGCTAAAAAAGACGGAGAAAAAAGTAAATACTGATCTTCTTACACAAAGCATAGCATTCCTTTCAGAATTGATGTCGATCCATTACGGAAAGAAAGTAATCATTCTTCTCGATGAATATGATACGCCGATGGTCGAATCCTATGTGAAAAAATACTGGGATGAAGTTGCTGCGTTTATGCGTACATTTTTCAATACTACATTCAAAAGTAATCCGTATATGTATCGCAGTGTACTTACAGGTATCACAAGAGTAAGCAAGGAGTCGTTATTTTCTGATTTCAATAATCTTAAGATCTGCTCTTTATCGGCAAAAAAATATCAGGAGTATTTTGGCTTTACTGAAGAAGAGGTGTTTAATGCACTTGATGAATATGGATATACAGATAAGGAAAAGGTTAAATACTGGTATGACGGGTTCATCATTGGTGATCTTAAGGACGTCTATAATCCATGGTCGATAATTAATTTTCTGGATGAAGGAAAATATGCACCTTACTGGGCAAATACCAGTTCAAATTCACTTGTGAGTGATCTGCTGCGCGAAGGTGATGCGGAACTTAAGAGTGATTTTGAGTATCTCCTTTGCGGAGGAACAGTAACAAAGCAGATAAATGAGGAACTTGTCTACAGTCAGCTTGGAAAGACCCGTGATTCAGTATGGAGTCTGCTTACAATGAGCGGATATCTTAAAATAAACAGCATAAACGGGAAAAAGTATGAGTTAGCAATTGTAAATCATGAAACGCTGGAAATGTTTGAAGACCTGATCTCTGACTGGTTCGCTGAAGGCGACAGATACAGTAATTTTCTCAAAGCCCTTCTTCAGAATGACCTTGACTATATGAATAAATTCATGAACGACCTGACAGTATCGATGTTCAGCTCATTCGATACAGGAAAGAAGCCGTCAGAAGAAGCAGAACCGGAACGTTTTTATCATGGCTTTGTACTCGGACTTCTTGTAGACCTGCGTGACAGATATGCGGTAACATCCAACCGTGAAAGCGGATTCGGAAGATATGATGTGCTTCTTGAACCACTGGATAAGGAAAAAGATGATGCAATGATTTTCGAATTCAAGGTGATCAATAAAAGAAAAGGCGAAAACAGTCTTGAAGATACAGTGGCGGCAGCACTGAAGCAGATAGAAGACAGAAAATACGAGCAGATACTGCTTGATAAGGGTATTAAGAAAGAAAGGATCCGTAAGTACGGCTTTGCATTTGAAGGAAGTCGTGTGCTTATAGGGGAATGA
- the proS gene encoding proline--tRNA ligase — MAKNNNNQKMVEAITSMDEDFAKWYTDIVKKAELIEYTSVKGCMVIRPYGYAIWENIQKILDGMFKATGHENVCMPMFIPESLLQKEKDHVEGFAPEVAWVTMGGNEKLEDRLCVRPTSETLFCEHYANIVHSYRDLPKLYNQWVSVVRWEKTTRPFLRSREFLWQEGHTIHATAEEAIEETEKMLNVYTEFCEKYLAMPVIQGKKTESDKFAGAVSTYAIEALMHDGKALQAGTSHYFGDGFAKAFGIEYTDKENKKVNPHQTSWGVTTRLIGAIIMTHGDDNGLVLPPAVAPVQLAIIPIAMHKEGVLDKANALADELRAAGIRVKLDDSDNSAGWKFAEYEMKGVPVRLEIGPKDIENNQCVLVTRHNREKTVVSLDNLAEEVQKKLTEVHDGLYAKALENREKRTYACKTMDEIIKALEEKGDGFVKAMWCGEEACEDEVKEKTGVGSRCIPLKQEHISDVCVCCGKPAKHMVYWGKAY, encoded by the coding sequence ATGGCAAAGAATAATAACAATCAGAAAATGGTCGAAGCCATCACTTCAATGGATGAAGACTTCGCAAAATGGTATACCGACATCGTAAAGAAAGCTGAACTTATCGAATACACAAGCGTAAAGGGATGTATGGTGATCCGTCCTTACGGCTACGCTATCTGGGAAAACATCCAGAAGATACTCGACGGAATGTTCAAGGCTACAGGTCACGAAAATGTCTGCATGCCGATGTTCATCCCGGAAAGCCTTCTCCAGAAGGAAAAGGATCACGTTGAAGGCTTCGCTCCGGAAGTTGCATGGGTAACAATGGGCGGTAACGAAAAGCTCGAGGACAGACTCTGTGTACGTCCTACATCAGAAACTCTCTTCTGCGAACACTACGCAAACATCGTTCACTCATACCGCGATCTTCCTAAGCTCTACAACCAGTGGGTAAGCGTTGTAAGATGGGAAAAGACAACACGTCCTTTCCTCCGTTCAAGAGAATTCCTCTGGCAGGAAGGTCACACTATCCACGCTACTGCTGAAGAGGCTATCGAAGAAACAGAAAAGATGCTCAATGTTTATACAGAATTCTGCGAAAAGTATCTCGCAATGCCTGTTATCCAGGGTAAGAAGACTGAAAGCGACAAGTTTGCAGGTGCCGTTTCAACATACGCTATCGAAGCGCTCATGCACGACGGCAAGGCACTCCAGGCCGGTACTTCACACTACTTCGGCGACGGTTTTGCCAAGGCTTTCGGCATTGAATACACAGACAAGGAAAACAAGAAGGTAAATCCTCACCAGACATCATGGGGTGTTACAACACGTCTTATCGGTGCCATCATCATGACTCACGGTGACGACAACGGTCTCGTTCTCCCGCCGGCAGTTGCACCTGTCCAGCTCGCTATCATCCCAATCGCAATGCACAAGGAAGGCGTTCTCGACAAGGCAAATGCTCTCGCAGATGAACTCAGGGCTGCAGGCATCAGAGTTAAACTCGACGACTCAGACAACTCAGCAGGCTGGAAGTTTGCCGAATACGAAATGAAGGGCGTTCCGGTAAGACTTGAGATCGGTCCTAAGGACATCGAAAACAACCAGTGCGTTCTCGTAACACGTCACAACCGTGAAAAGACTGTAGTAAGCCTCGACAATCTCGCAGAAGAAGTTCAGAAGAAGCTTACCGAAGTTCATGACGGTCTCTACGCAAAGGCTCTCGAAAACCGCGAAAAGAGAACTTACGCATGTAAGACAATGGACGAGATCATCAAGGCTCTCGAAGAAAAGGGCGACGGTTTCGTTAAAGCTATGTGGTGCGGAGAAGAAGCATGTGAAGATGAAGTAAAGGAAAAGACAGGCGTTGGTTCAAGATGCATCCCGCTCAAGCAGGAACACATCTCCGACGTATGCGTATGCTGCGGCAAGCCGGCTAAGCACATGGTTTACTGGGGCAAGGCATACTGA
- a CDS encoding nucleotidyltransferase domain-containing protein, which produces MCTQSEAIAILGEAFERSKAVFGNSLVNAYLYGSFARGDYDDESDVDILLTVDKSDSDIRLYNKSLAKIDSDLSLDHNITVTVTVKPVEQFNLFAEISPFYRNVINEGICYAGR; this is translated from the coding sequence ATGTGTACACAAAGCGAAGCTATTGCTATTCTTGGTGAAGCATTTGAACGTTCGAAGGCGGTTTTTGGAAACAGTCTTGTAAATGCATATCTTTACGGATCTTTTGCGCGAGGTGATTACGACGACGAATCAGATGTTGATATTCTGCTGACTGTTGATAAAAGTGATAGCGATATTCGTTTGTACAATAAATCACTTGCAAAGATAGACAGTGATCTTAGTCTTGATCATAATATAACAGTGACAGTAACGGTTAAGCCTGTTGAACAGTTTAATCTTTTTGCTGAGATATCACCGTTTTACAGAAACGTGATAAATGAGGGAATATGCTATGCAGGACGTTAA